A region from the Paenibacillus humicola genome encodes:
- a CDS encoding aminotransferase class I/II-fold pyridoxal phosphate-dependent enzyme: MEQQSHWNTLLQWAEAAEEEVLGSFRELDKTAEHNQWKVIRAFQRHKVSDFHFSGSTGYGYNDSGREVLDLVFADVFGAEAALVRPHFVSGTHTICCALFGLLRPGDELLYITGRPYDTLHKVIGKPGDGTGSLQDFGIGYAEVPLREDGGVDWDGVAARMNGRTKVVGIQRSRGYDWRSSFTVDEIGEMVRRVKAIRPDVLVFVDNCYGEFTERLEPTEAGADLIAGSLIKNPGGGLAPTGGYVAGTKEAVELAAFRLTAPGIGGEVGATLGTLRAMYQGLFLAPHLVGQALKGSVFAAAMFERLGFETKPSRDEVRTDLIQAVRFTCSEQLIAFVQGVQRAAAVDAHVVPEPWAMPGYEHPVIMAAGTFMQGGSLELSADAPVREPYIAYMQGGLTYAHAKFGVLNALQALAERELIVIKPYIT, encoded by the coding sequence GTGGAACAGCAAAGCCATTGGAATACGCTTCTGCAGTGGGCGGAGGCGGCAGAGGAAGAGGTGCTCGGTTCGTTCCGGGAGCTCGATAAAACGGCGGAACACAATCAGTGGAAGGTGATCCGCGCATTCCAGCGCCATAAGGTAAGCGATTTTCATTTTAGCGGATCGACGGGCTACGGCTATAACGATTCCGGACGCGAGGTGCTCGATCTCGTCTTCGCCGACGTATTCGGCGCCGAGGCGGCGCTTGTGCGTCCGCATTTCGTCTCGGGGACGCATACGATCTGCTGCGCTCTGTTTGGCCTGCTGCGCCCGGGGGATGAGCTGCTGTACATCACGGGACGTCCGTACGATACGCTTCATAAGGTGATCGGCAAGCCCGGGGACGGAACAGGCTCGCTGCAGGATTTCGGCATCGGTTATGCCGAGGTTCCGCTTCGCGAGGACGGGGGCGTCGACTGGGACGGCGTCGCCGCCCGGATGAACGGGCGGACGAAAGTCGTCGGCATTCAGCGTTCGCGCGGCTATGACTGGCGCTCATCGTTTACGGTGGACGAAATCGGGGAAATGGTGCGGCGGGTGAAAGCGATCCGGCCTGACGTGCTCGTGTTCGTCGACAACTGCTACGGAGAATTTACGGAACGGCTCGAGCCGACGGAGGCCGGAGCCGACCTCATCGCCGGCTCGCTGATCAAAAACCCCGGCGGCGGTCTCGCGCCGACCGGCGGCTATGTCGCCGGAACGAAGGAAGCGGTGGAGCTGGCCGCTTTCCGGCTGACCGCGCCGGGCATCGGCGGCGAGGTCGGGGCGACGCTGGGGACGCTGCGCGCCATGTACCAGGGGCTGTTTCTGGCCCCGCATCTGGTCGGACAAGCACTGAAAGGAAGCGTTTTTGCCGCGGCGATGTTCGAGCGTCTCGGCTTCGAGACGAAACCGAGCCGGGACGAGGTGCGCACCGATTTGATCCAGGCGGTCCGGTTTACGTGCAGCGAGCAGCTGATCGCGTTCGTTCAGGGTGTGCAGCGGGCGGCGGCGGTCGACGCCCACGTCGTGCCGGAGCCTTGGGCGATGCCGGGCTACGAGCATCCCGTTATTATGGCAGCGGGCACGTTCATGCAGGGCGGCAGCCTCGAGCTGTCGGCGGACGCGCCGGTCCGCGAGCCCTATATCGCTTATATGCAGGGAGGGCTTACATATGCCCATGCCAAATTCGGCGTCCTGAACGCACTGCAAGCGCTTGCGGAGCGAGAGCTGATTGTGATTAAACCTTACATAACTTGA
- a CDS encoding YdcF family protein — protein sequence MSAAPAKPKARSGGKSDAPGGGRPKAPGGVKPKAPGGAKPKARGKRRKKRRFRPAAALLRTAAVLVSLGAFWCAYLLWVIAGYELPKPIPKADAAIVLGAALWNDVPSPGLQERLDHAAELYKQGNVGYLLLTGGLDHNGSRLTEAEGMRDYLLKKGIPKGRLVLENDARSTYENLKFSQPLIAKHGWTSVVIVTHDYHAPRAAEIARYLHYKPDTAVLGYKSKVLPLAQQQLREVLAFTKWKLDSVLLRFGLQTPDAFF from the coding sequence GTGAGTGCCGCTCCCGCAAAGCCGAAAGCTCGCAGCGGCGGGAAGTCGGACGCGCCAGGCGGCGGCAGGCCGAAAGCGCCTGGCGGTGTGAAGCCGAAAGCGCCGGGCGGAGCCAAACCGAAAGCGAGAGGCAAGCGGCGGAAGAAGCGCCGATTCCGGCCGGCCGCGGCTTTGCTGCGGACCGCCGCCGTCCTTGTCTCGCTCGGCGCGTTCTGGTGTGCCTATTTGCTGTGGGTGATCGCCGGCTACGAGCTGCCGAAGCCGATTCCGAAGGCGGATGCGGCGATCGTGCTGGGGGCGGCGCTCTGGAACGACGTGCCGAGCCCGGGGCTGCAGGAGAGGCTTGACCATGCCGCCGAGCTGTACAAGCAGGGAAACGTCGGCTATTTGCTGCTGACCGGCGGTCTCGATCATAACGGCTCCCGCCTGACCGAAGCGGAAGGCATGCGCGATTATTTGCTGAAGAAGGGAATCCCGAAGGGCAGGCTGGTGCTGGAGAACGATGCCCGGAGTACCTATGAGAACCTGAAATTCAGCCAGCCGCTGATCGCGAAGCACGGCTGGACAAGCGTGGTCATCGTGACGCACGATTATCACGCGCCGCGCGCCGCCGAAATCGCCCGTTACCTGCATTACAAGCCGGATACCGCCGTCCTCGGCTACAAGTCGAAGGTGCTGCCGCTAGCGCAGCAGCAGCTGCGCGAGGTGCTGGCTTTTACGAAATGGAAGCTGGACTCCGTCCTGCTCCGGTTCGGGCTTCAAACGCCCGATGCCTTCTTTTGA
- a CDS encoding penicillin-binding protein 1A has product MADGPRNKSKNAPGAQTNRKKNTKKGKKRFTVRKLAVWLFFTAAVAVICGIIGYLLVILNGQRILSENANKFELPETSIIYDTNGKEVTKLFVENRENVEFKDIPKQLQEAFIATEDRRFEEHSGIDLWSIGRALVKDVVSRSAAEGGSTITQQLAKNLFLSQDKTLFRKATEASIAVALENRYSKDEILTMYLNRIYFGKGAYGVKAAAKVYFNTSLDQLKLWQIATLAGIPRAPSTYNPIDNPEKSMERRAVVLKLMLDQGYITQQEYEQAKAQVYDADMFSKPNTQVYASFVDFAVNEAEERTGLSEEQLRAGGYKIYTTLNTKAQSVMEKEFADDKNFEKSVDNQQVQGAMIIVDHRDGNIQALVGGRDYQKKGLDRVLVPRQPGSGFKPVTVYGPAIDTGDWYPWSIVQDTKTCYGSYCPSDSNANKYLGPITIRQSIKESRNASAVWLLNQIGITKGLDFADRLGFKLDKKNDRNLAIALGGLTQGVTPLQMVTAYSAFANGGKSVDPHSIVKITDSQGRSVYQYDPPAPKQLMKPSTAWYMTDIMQGVVEKGGTGTQARIDRPVAGKTGTTQHGIPNFHSSYNRDAWFSGFTPEWTAVVWMGYDKTDKQHLLKKSSSQSAAMWGKVMEEAMKGMPVESFKKPAGVQDKQPIPAVTDFSAVYDEASKAVKLSWTPPEGNFNNLTYRVYRKEAGETEFTRVLDALSATGVDDMSVAPGMTYEYYVTAYDAQDDVESASSQHAGLTIPAEQLNPPPPGDGTGVPGDGTGVPGDGSGVPGDGGQLPNGDGQQPGGDGQQPDGGGLFPGGDGQPPGDNGGQGGQPGDGTGQPGGDGGGGSAGGSGDGGSPPPPGQNGGTPNDGSVPQNGGGAPNGSTGTGNGFSSGTSGTGGSGTTNGPGTGGAGGITFGTGG; this is encoded by the coding sequence ATGGCTGATGGACCGCGCAACAAGAGCAAAAACGCGCCAGGGGCGCAAACGAACCGAAAAAAGAACACCAAGAAGGGGAAAAAGCGTTTTACGGTGCGAAAGCTGGCCGTCTGGCTGTTTTTCACGGCCGCCGTCGCCGTCATTTGCGGCATTATCGGCTATTTGCTCGTCATTTTGAACGGGCAGCGCATTCTGAGCGAAAACGCGAACAAATTCGAGCTTCCCGAAACGTCCATCATTTACGACACAAACGGCAAAGAAGTGACGAAGCTGTTTGTGGAAAACCGCGAGAACGTCGAGTTCAAGGACATTCCGAAGCAGCTGCAGGAGGCGTTTATCGCTACCGAGGACCGGCGCTTCGAAGAGCACTCCGGCATCGACCTGTGGTCGATCGGGCGCGCGCTCGTCAAGGACGTCGTGTCGCGAAGCGCCGCCGAAGGCGGCAGTACGATTACGCAGCAGCTGGCCAAAAACCTGTTTTTGTCGCAGGATAAAACGCTCTTCCGCAAAGCGACGGAGGCGTCGATCGCCGTCGCCCTGGAAAACCGCTATTCGAAAGACGAAATTTTGACGATGTACCTGAACCGGATTTACTTCGGCAAGGGGGCATACGGCGTCAAAGCGGCCGCCAAGGTATATTTCAACACGTCGCTGGATCAGTTGAAGCTGTGGCAAATCGCCACGCTCGCGGGCATTCCGAGGGCGCCGTCCACGTACAATCCGATCGACAATCCGGAAAAATCGATGGAGCGGCGCGCGGTCGTGCTCAAGCTGATGCTCGATCAGGGCTACATTACGCAGCAGGAATACGAGCAGGCGAAGGCGCAGGTCTATGACGCGGATATGTTCTCGAAGCCGAATACGCAGGTGTACGCCTCGTTCGTCGACTTTGCGGTCAACGAAGCCGAGGAGCGAACCGGCCTCAGCGAGGAGCAGCTGCGCGCCGGCGGCTATAAAATCTACACGACGCTGAATACGAAGGCGCAGTCGGTGATGGAGAAGGAATTCGCCGACGATAAAAATTTCGAGAAAAGCGTGGACAATCAGCAGGTGCAGGGCGCTATGATTATCGTCGATCACCGCGACGGCAATATCCAGGCGCTCGTCGGCGGACGGGACTACCAGAAGAAAGGGCTCGACCGCGTGCTGGTGCCGCGCCAGCCGGGCTCCGGCTTCAAGCCGGTAACCGTCTACGGCCCGGCCATCGATACGGGCGACTGGTACCCGTGGTCGATCGTGCAGGATACGAAAACCTGTTACGGCAGCTATTGTCCGAGCGATTCCAATGCGAACAAATATCTCGGCCCGATCACGATCCGCCAGTCGATCAAGGAATCGCGCAACGCTTCGGCGGTATGGCTGCTGAATCAGATCGGCATCACAAAAGGGCTCGATTTCGCCGACCGGCTCGGCTTCAAGCTGGATAAAAAGAACGACCGCAATCTCGCGATCGCGCTGGGCGGCCTGACCCAAGGCGTCACCCCGCTCCAAATGGTGACGGCTTACAGCGCATTTGCCAACGGCGGCAAGTCGGTAGACCCGCACAGCATCGTGAAAATTACGGACAGTCAGGGCCGATCGGTTTATCAATACGATCCGCCGGCTCCTAAGCAGCTGATGAAGCCGTCCACGGCCTGGTATATGACCGACATTATGCAGGGCGTGGTCGAAAAAGGCGGCACCGGCACGCAGGCGAGAATCGACCGGCCGGTCGCCGGCAAGACGGGGACGACGCAGCACGGCATCCCGAACTTTCACTCGAGCTATAACCGCGATGCCTGGTTTTCCGGATTTACGCCGGAATGGACGGCGGTCGTTTGGATGGGCTACGACAAGACGGATAAGCAGCATTTGCTGAAGAAAAGCAGCTCCCAGTCGGCCGCGATGTGGGGCAAGGTGATGGAAGAAGCGATGAAGGGGATGCCGGTCGAAAGCTTCAAGAAACCGGCCGGCGTCCAGGACAAACAGCCGATTCCGGCCGTAACGGATTTCTCCGCCGTCTACGACGAAGCCAGCAAAGCCGTCAAGCTGTCGTGGACGCCGCCGGAGGGCAATTTCAACAACCTGACGTACCGCGTGTACCGCAAGGAAGCCGGCGAGACGGAGTTCACGAGAGTGCTCGATGCGCTCTCTGCGACCGGCGTCGACGATATGAGCGTAGCGCCGGGGATGACGTACGAATACTACGTCACGGCTTACGACGCCCAGGACGATGTCGAAAGCGCGTCTTCGCAGCATGCCGGTCTGACGATTCCGGCGGAGCAGCTGAATCCGCCGCCGCCTGGCGATGGAACCGGAGTCCCCGGTGACGGAACCGGCGTGCCGGGCGACGGATCCGGCGTCCCCGGCGATGGCGGCCAACTGCCGAACGGAGACGGGCAGCAGCCGGGCGGAGACGGACAGCAGCCGGATGGCGGCGGTCTGTTCCCGGGCGGGGACGGCCAGCCGCCGGGCGATAACGGCGGCCAGGGCGGCCAGCCCGGCGACGGAACCGGGCAGCCCGGCGGGGACGGCGGCGGCGGTTCCGCCGGCGGAAGCGGAGACGGCGGTTCCCCGCCGCCTCCCGGTCAGAACGGCGGGACGCCGAATGACGGTTCCGTACCGCAGAACGGAGGCGGTGCGCCGAACGGCAGCACCGGCACCGGAAACGGCTTCAGCTCCGGCACAAGCGGGACCGGCGGATCCGGAACGACGAACGGGCCCGGAACTGGAGGAGCCGGGGGCATTACGTTCGGCACGGGCGGCTAG
- the hfq gene encoding RNA chaperone Hfq — MNKSINIQDTFLNQLRKDSVPVTVYLTNGFQIRGVIKAFDNFTIVIDSEGRQQMVYKHAISTFTPQRNVSLMQQEPSHDA, encoded by the coding sequence ATGAACAAATCAATCAATATTCAGGATACGTTTCTGAACCAATTGCGCAAAGACAGCGTTCCGGTGACGGTCTATTTGACGAACGGGTTCCAAATTCGCGGCGTCATTAAAGCGTTCGACAACTTTACGATCGTCATTGACAGCGAAGGTCGTCAGCAAATGGTGTACAAGCATGCCATTTCGACGTTTACCCCGCAGCGAAACGTCTCGCTTATGCAGCAGGAACCGTCCCACGACGCCTGA
- the miaA gene encoding tRNA (adenosine(37)-N6)-dimethylallyltransferase MiaA, whose translation MSAELGTTGKPRLLVLVGPTAAGKTRISLDIAKAWNAEIISGDSMQVYRGMDIGTAKIRPEERQGVPHHLIDICEPDHPFSAAEFQRLCTGLIAEITARGKLPFIVGGTGLYVESVAYGYDFAEGGSDEAYRSELREYALRCGTEALHAKLREVDPATAERLHPNDQRRIIRALEIRHLTGVTLSEQLAGQKRVSPYELCIVGLNMERAKLYERINERVDAMIAEGLVDEVKRLLDAGVPADSVSMQGLGYKEIALCIRDRIPLAEAVELLKRNTRRFAKRQLSWFRRMEDIAWVEASENIHENLRSFHAIIAGKFGVDLEYITNQSF comes from the coding sequence ATGAGCGCCGAACTCGGTACAACGGGCAAGCCCCGGCTGCTCGTGCTCGTCGGGCCGACGGCCGCCGGGAAGACGCGGATAAGCCTCGACATCGCCAAAGCGTGGAATGCGGAAATCATCTCCGGCGATTCGATGCAGGTATACCGCGGCATGGACATCGGAACGGCGAAAATCCGTCCGGAGGAGCGGCAGGGCGTTCCGCATCATTTGATCGATATTTGCGAGCCGGACCATCCGTTCTCGGCAGCGGAATTTCAGCGGCTGTGCACCGGACTGATCGCCGAAATCACCGCACGCGGCAAACTTCCTTTTATCGTCGGGGGCACGGGCCTGTATGTGGAATCGGTCGCGTACGGCTACGATTTCGCCGAAGGCGGCTCGGACGAGGCGTACCGGTCGGAGCTGCGCGAATACGCGCTCCGATGCGGCACGGAGGCGCTCCACGCCAAGCTTCGCGAGGTCGATCCCGCTACGGCGGAGCGCCTGCACCCGAACGATCAGCGGCGCATTATCCGGGCGCTGGAAATCCGCCATTTAACCGGCGTCACCTTGTCGGAGCAGCTGGCCGGCCAGAAACGCGTTTCACCTTACGAATTATGTATTGTCGGCCTGAATATGGAACGCGCCAAGCTGTACGAGCGCATTAACGAGCGGGTCGACGCGATGATCGCCGAAGGGCTCGTGGACGAGGTGAAGCGGCTGTTGGACGCTGGCGTGCCGGCGGACTCGGTGTCCATGCAGGGACTCGGCTATAAAGAAATCGCGCTCTGCATCCGGGACCGGATCCCGCTTGCGGAAGCGGTCGAGCTGCTGAAGCGGAATACGAGGCGGTTCGCGAAGCGGCAGCTGTCGTGGTTTCGGCGGATGGAAGACATCGCCTGGGTCGAGGCTTCCGAAAATATTCACGAGAATTTGCGCTCGTTTCATGCTATAATAGCAGGAAAGTTTGGAGTGGATCTTGAATATATTACTAACCAATCTTTTTAA
- a CDS encoding MerR family transcriptional regulator, translating to MGDDIRRNMALFPIGIVMKLTDLTARQIRYYEQHELIVPARTSGNQRLFSFNDVERLLEIKSLIEKGVNIAGIKQVMNPVSKESEEATVMSEQSEVKRRELSDAQLHRLLKQELLEKRPGKASLIQGQLSRFYNRK from the coding sequence ATGGGTGACGATATACGCAGAAATATGGCGCTTTTCCCGATCGGCATCGTCATGAAGCTGACGGACCTGACCGCGCGGCAGATCCGTTATTACGAGCAGCACGAGCTGATTGTGCCGGCGCGAACGTCCGGCAATCAGCGGCTGTTTTCCTTCAACGATGTGGAGAGGCTGCTCGAGATCAAGTCGCTGATCGAGAAAGGCGTAAATATCGCAGGAATTAAGCAGGTCATGAATCCGGTTTCGAAGGAATCGGAAGAAGCGACCGTTATGAGCGAGCAATCGGAAGTGAAACGGCGCGAGCTGTCCGACGCGCAGCTGCACCGTCTGCTGAAGCAGGAGCTTCTGGAGAAGAGACCGGGCAAGGCCTCGCTTATTCAAGGCCAGCTGTCCCGTTTCTATAACAGAAAATGA
- the hflX gene encoding GTPase HflX, whose translation MRPTTYDTEDGLRDRAILVSLVTPDIRRGSADPEHSLQELVRLAETAGVEVLTSLTQHKESPDSKWFIGKGKAGEVRALAEELGATTAIFDQELSGAQVRNLEQTLDLKIIDRTQLILDIFAQRAKTREGIIQVELAQLSYLLPRLSGHGKNLSRLGGGIGTRGPGESKLEMDRRHIRRRISDLKALLDEVVRHRNLHRERRKKSGVQQVALVGYTNAGKSTLLRELTKADVYVENQLFATLDPTSRTLELPSGKEVILTDTVGFIQNLPHDLIAAFRATLEEVNEADLILHVVDSSSPMRDEQISVVEEILGDLGASGKPQLTLFNKIDLSGGPALGLLPAAGPDSMALSAFSADDLLRLRQAIQDKLTGDTRTFVFPAERGDLIALAYRTGEVVGQEIEGDTLRMTVQLNKQDFEVHGYRLEAYIEPR comes from the coding sequence ATGCGACCGACAACATACGATACGGAGGACGGGCTGCGGGACCGCGCCATTTTGGTCAGCCTGGTAACGCCCGATATTCGAAGAGGGTCCGCCGATCCCGAGCATTCGCTGCAGGAGCTGGTCCGTTTGGCCGAAACGGCCGGCGTCGAGGTGCTGACCAGCCTGACGCAGCATAAGGAATCGCCCGACTCGAAATGGTTTATCGGCAAAGGCAAAGCGGGCGAGGTCCGGGCGCTGGCGGAGGAGCTCGGCGCAACGACCGCAATATTCGACCAAGAACTGTCCGGCGCCCAAGTACGCAATTTGGAACAGACGCTCGACTTGAAAATCATCGACCGCACGCAGCTGATCCTCGATATATTCGCCCAGCGCGCCAAGACGCGCGAAGGCATTATCCAGGTCGAGCTGGCGCAGCTCAGCTATCTGCTTCCGCGGCTGTCCGGACACGGCAAAAATTTGTCGCGCCTCGGCGGCGGAATCGGGACGCGCGGTCCGGGCGAATCGAAGCTGGAGATGGACCGGCGCCATATTAGACGCCGGATTTCCGATTTGAAGGCGCTGCTGGACGAGGTCGTCCGGCACCGCAATCTGCACCGCGAACGGCGAAAAAAATCGGGCGTGCAGCAGGTCGCGCTCGTCGGCTATACGAACGCCGGCAAGTCGACGCTGCTGCGCGAGCTGACGAAAGCCGACGTGTACGTCGAAAACCAGCTGTTCGCCACGCTCGATCCGACCTCGCGGACGCTCGAGCTGCCGAGCGGCAAGGAAGTGATTCTGACCGACACGGTCGGCTTCATTCAAAATCTGCCGCACGATCTGATCGCAGCTTTCCGCGCGACGCTGGAAGAGGTGAACGAGGCGGACCTCATTCTTCACGTCGTGGACAGCTCGTCTCCGATGCGCGATGAGCAAATTTCGGTCGTCGAGGAGATTTTAGGCGATCTCGGCGCTTCAGGGAAGCCGCAGCTGACCCTTTTCAATAAAATCGACTTGAGCGGCGGGCCGGCGCTCGGGCTGCTTCCGGCTGCCGGACCGGATTCGATGGCGCTCAGCGCGTTCTCCGCGGACGATCTGCTGCGGCTGAGGCAGGCGATTCAGGACAAGCTGACGGGCGATACGCGCACGTTCGTTTTTCCGGCGGAGCGGGGCGATCTCATTGCGCTCGCTTACAGGACCGGCGAAGTCGTCGGACAGGAGATCGAAGGGGATACGCTGCGCATGACGGTGCAGCTGAACAAGCAGGATTTCGAGGTGCACGGCTACAGGCTGGAAGCCTATATCGAGCCGCGATAG
- the glnA gene encoding type I glutamate--ammonia ligase — translation MSYTKDDIMRIAQEQNVRFIRLQFTDLLGTVKNVEIPVSQLPKALDNKMMFDGSSIEGYVRIEESDMYLYPDLSTWVVFPWVTEDRVARLICDIYMPDGTPFAGDPRGILKRALKEADELGFTAMNVGPEPEFFLFKTDEKGEPTTELNDQGGYFDLAPTDLGENCRREIVLTLEEMGFEIEASHHEVAPGQHEIDFKYADAVKAADQIQTFKLVVKTVARQHGLHASFMPKPLFGVNGSGMHCHQSLFRGNDNAFFDENDKLGLSHTARQYMAGVLRHARGFAAITNPTINSYKRLVPGYEAPCYVAWSASNRSPMIRIPASRGLSTRIEVRNPDPAANPYLALAVMLKAGLDGIRNKMQLPTPIDRNIYVMTDEERIDEGIPSLPVDLKEALDELLRDEVVCDALGDHALAHFYELKEIEWDMYRTQVHQWERDQYLTLY, via the coding sequence GTGAGCTATACAAAAGATGACATTATGCGCATCGCCCAGGAACAGAACGTCCGGTTTATCCGACTGCAGTTCACCGATCTGCTCGGGACGGTCAAGAATGTGGAAATCCCGGTCAGCCAATTGCCGAAAGCGCTCGATAACAAAATGATGTTTGACGGTTCTTCCATTGAAGGTTACGTCCGCATCGAAGAATCCGACATGTACCTGTACCCGGACCTGAGCACATGGGTTGTATTCCCATGGGTAACGGAAGACCGGGTCGCCCGGCTGATTTGCGATATCTATATGCCGGACGGCACGCCGTTTGCCGGCGATCCGCGGGGTATTTTGAAGCGCGCGCTGAAGGAAGCGGACGAGCTTGGCTTCACCGCGATGAACGTCGGCCCCGAGCCGGAATTTTTCCTGTTCAAAACCGACGAGAAAGGCGAGCCGACGACGGAGCTGAACGATCAGGGCGGTTATTTCGATCTCGCGCCGACCGATCTCGGCGAGAATTGCCGCCGGGAGATCGTGCTGACGCTCGAGGAGATGGGCTTTGAAATCGAAGCCTCCCACCACGAAGTTGCGCCCGGCCAGCACGAGATCGACTTTAAATACGCGGATGCCGTCAAAGCGGCGGATCAAATCCAGACGTTCAAGCTCGTCGTGAAGACGGTCGCCCGCCAGCACGGTCTGCATGCGTCGTTTATGCCGAAGCCGCTGTTCGGCGTGAACGGGTCGGGGATGCACTGCCACCAGTCGCTTTTCCGCGGCAACGACAACGCGTTTTTCGACGAAAACGACAAGCTCGGCCTCAGCCATACGGCTCGTCAATATATGGCCGGCGTCCTGCGCCACGCGCGCGGCTTCGCCGCCATTACGAATCCGACGATCAATTCGTACAAGCGTCTGGTGCCAGGCTATGAGGCGCCGTGCTACGTCGCCTGGTCGGCCAGCAACCGCAGCCCGATGATCCGCATCCCGGCTTCGCGCGGGCTCAGCACGCGTATCGAGGTGCGCAACCCGGATCCGGCCGCAAACCCGTATCTTGCGCTGGCCGTCATGCTGAAAGCCGGTCTGGACGGCATCCGCAACAAAATGCAGCTGCCGACGCCGATCGACCGAAATATTTACGTCATGACGGATGAAGAGCGGATCGACGAAGGAATCCCAAGCCTTCCGGTCGACCTGAAGGAAGCGCTGGACGAATTGCTGCGCGATGAAGTGGTGTGCGATGCACTTGGCGATCATGCGCTTGCGCATTTCTATGAGCTGAAGGAAATCGAGTGGGATATGTACCGCACGCAGGTCCATCAGTGGGAACGCGATCAATATTTGACGCTGTATTAA
- a CDS encoding DUF402 domain-containing protein, which translates to MKRKFSDRANWRRILRRSYTCLAMDGDEFKGLVTLYRIHELREPLWKEYNGRRLCLADRGYLWMQHFPRGEHFVVTTMFDDKNRVVQWYIDICKTQGLTDQQVPWFDDLYLDVVVLPSGEVFLLDEDELEDAVRQGTLSSKDAALAKKTAGRLMSSIKSGRFRYFTLSLKHRKTLAAQSGEVSES; encoded by the coding sequence ATGAAGCGAAAATTTTCTGACCGTGCCAATTGGCGGCGCATCTTGCGCAGAAGCTACACCTGTCTGGCGATGGACGGCGATGAGTTCAAAGGGCTCGTGACGCTGTACCGGATCCATGAATTGCGGGAACCGCTTTGGAAGGAATATAACGGACGCCGGCTGTGTCTGGCCGACCGCGGCTATTTGTGGATGCAGCATTTTCCGCGCGGTGAGCATTTCGTCGTGACCACGATGTTTGATGACAAGAACCGTGTCGTCCAGTGGTACATCGATATTTGCAAAACGCAGGGGCTGACCGACCAGCAGGTGCCGTGGTTTGACGATTTGTACCTGGACGTGGTCGTGCTGCCGAGCGGCGAAGTGTTCCTGCTCGACGAAGACGAGCTCGAGGATGCTGTGCGGCAGGGGACGCTCAGCAGCAAGGACGCGGCGCTGGCGAAGAAGACGGCGGGCCGTTTGATGTCCTCGATCAAGAGCGGCCGGTTCCGTTATTTTACGCTCAGCCTGAAGCATCGCAAGACGCTTGCCGCCCAAAGCGGCGAGGTCAGCGAGTCGTGA
- a CDS encoding AAA family ATPase: MNERVVNSGQSGGARPSRQINVVLRSSESAAPASAAAQTLESEPAAVRQLPANDPYLDIQRELDPMVGLENVKLLVYEIYALLQIGRMRTEAGLSGGSHVYHMIFRGNPGTGKTTIARIVAKLFNKMGVLSKGHLIEVERADLVGEYIGHTAQKTRDLVRKALGGVLFVDEAYSLARGGEKDFGKEAIDTLVKAMEDYRNQFVLILAGYPLEIEHFLMTNPGLPSRFPIQIDFPDYSIDQLIQISELMAKERDYTLMPQALFKLRQHLLQEKTASLYAFSNARYVRNIIEKAFRHQAVRLLQQYPSGSPGKQELMSIRPEDLRWETK, encoded by the coding sequence ATGAACGAACGAGTCGTGAATTCCGGGCAATCCGGCGGCGCAAGACCTTCGCGGCAGATCAACGTAGTGCTTCGAAGCAGCGAATCGGCCGCCCCGGCGAGCGCCGCCGCGCAGACGCTGGAGAGCGAGCCTGCCGCCGTCAGGCAGCTGCCGGCAAACGATCCTTATCTCGATATTCAGCGCGAGCTCGATCCGATGGTCGGCTTGGAAAACGTCAAGCTGCTCGTCTATGAAATTTACGCACTGCTGCAAATCGGACGCATGCGAACGGAAGCCGGATTATCCGGCGGCTCGCACGTCTATCATATGATTTTCCGGGGTAACCCCGGTACGGGCAAAACGACGATCGCCCGCATCGTGGCGAAGCTGTTCAACAAGATGGGCGTACTGTCCAAAGGTCATCTGATCGAAGTCGAGCGTGCCGATCTGGTCGGCGAGTATATCGGCCACACCGCGCAGAAGACGCGCGATCTGGTGCGCAAGGCGCTGGGCGGCGTTTTGTTTGTCGACGAGGCGTACAGCCTCGCGCGCGGAGGCGAGAAGGATTTCGGCAAGGAAGCGATCGATACGCTTGTGAAAGCAATGGAGGATTACCGCAACCAGTTCGTCCTCATTTTGGCCGGTTATCCGCTCGAAATCGAGCATTTTTTGATGACCAATCCGGGCCTGCCTTCGCGGTTTCCGATTCAAATCGATTTTCCGGACTATTCGATCGATCAGCTGATCCAGATTTCCGAGCTGATGGCCAAAGAACGCGATTATACGCTGATGCCGCAGGCGCTATTCAAACTCCGCCAGCATTTGCTGCAGGAGAAAACGGCCTCGCTGTACGCCTTCAGCAACGCGCGGTACGTCCGCAACATCATCGAGAAGGCGTTCCGCCATCAGGCGGTGCGGCTGCTGCAGCAATACCCTTCGGGCTCGCCGGGCAAGCAGGAACTGATGTCGATCCGGCCGGAGGATTTGCGGTGGGAGACGAAATAA